In Helicobacter mastomyrinus, the sequence TCGATGAAATATGGCGTGAGGAAAATGAACGGATGTTTGGGAGCAGCCTCAAATTAAGCAAAAATTATGATGGCTGGTGGTGCTATATCCCGCATTTCGTGCATTCACCTTTTTATTGCTATGCGTATAGCTATGGACAGCTGCTTGTTTTGGCACTTTTTGGCTTATATAAATCACAGCAAACACCTCAAAGCAGGGAAAAATTTATTCAAAAATATACGCAATTCCTTTCACTCGGGGGAAGCAAAAGCCCTAAGGAGCTTGTTAGTGCGTTTGGATTAAATCTAGAGAGCGATAAGTTTTGGCTCATTGGTATGGGTGAAGTGCAAAAAATGCTTGAAGAATTTAAGGAGTTAGTGAATGCAAAAGATTCTATTTTCTCCGGTATTTAAGAGAGTTATGCTTTCTCATACAAGAGATATATTAGATTTTTTACTTAAAGAGAGGATAAACTTTAATATTCTATGTGATATGAAATATACGCATTTTACACCCCCTCTCCCTCGGCATATTAGCGATACATTTAATGATATTACGCTTTTTGTCTTGGCGGGTTATACGTTTGAGAGCATTGAGTTAAAGCATAAGGGTATGAGTTTTGAAGCGGGTTTTGGGAATGAAAATATTGGTGCATTTGTAGATATTGACTATGAGGGTATTGTGCAGATTCTCTTACACGATAATGACTTGCTACGTGAGATTCTATTATTTACAAATGTAAGCCACCCTTGCTTTCATAACCTTTCTAATGAGGAGCTAGAACATATCGCTTCTATTCAAGAAGAGGGCTTAGAGCATTCAAAACTTGCCTTTACATCAAATCCCGAAAATAGTAAATTTTTCAAAAAATAATTAACCTTTTAAGAGAGTATGCAGATGAAGTATGCTAAGATTCTTTGCAATTTAAGAGGATTAAGCTTAAAGGCAAGGAGTTGTGAATGGATAAAGTAAATATTGAGGTCTTTAGATTTGAAGCAGGAGTAGATTATCTACCATATTACAATAAATGCACTTTTTCCTTCACGCAGGAGCAAACACTTATTGATACGCTGATTTTGCTACAAAATGAACTTGACAATTATGGCTATGATGAAAAATATCTCGCATTACGTATTAATGGTATTGCTATTTTTGAGAATCTTCCTATTATCGAACTTGTGCAGCGATTTGGCAGAGAGTGGCAGATTGAACCTTTAAGTATATATTATGCTACTAAGGATTTATTGCTCAATAAAGAGGCATTATGGAAAAAGTATGAAGGCTTTTTTCAATGGGCTGATTTTTTAAATATAGACGAAAAAAATGAGTTGGGTAAGTATCTTATGCTAAATCTTATCACCCCGATGAGTGATGAACACTATCTGGGCGATGGATTTTTTCTCTATCTTAAATGGCTTATTTCTCGCCACCCTGAAAAGATTAGAGAAATTATGCAATGGCTTATTGAACCTAGGAAAGGTATTTTAAACTTTGTAAGTCTTGCAGATATGGTTTATCCCCGTGCTACTGCACTTGATGAGGAGATGTGGAATTTTATACGTGATGTTGTACTTAGCTATGATTCTAGGCAATGGCAGCTTCTAGCTACGCTAAAGCCACAACGTAAAGGATAAATATGAAGTATATGATATATGATAAATATTACAATAGGAATGCTCAAAGTTTAATTTCTAGCACAAAAATGCTTTTTGCATACTTGGACTTAGAGTTACTTTCTGCTGATGTTGTATCTTCTGTTGGTTTGGCTGATTGTGGCGGGTATTGGGCTAGGCTAGTGCAAAAAGATGATTTGTTGCGTAATGTTGCTTATAATTTGGCTTTGGCAAATGCAGCAAATGCTATGCTTGTTTTTTTAGAGGAAGATACCTATGCGAATGCCTTTTATGCAAAAACACTTATAGAATCTCACACTTCCCTTATGCGCGAAATAGAGACACAATATCTTCATCGTTTTAATCTTCTCTATGATAGTAAGGTGCAGATGAGCTATTTGCCTGATTTGCTTAATAGCCTTGATATAACACCTTTAGTTCAAAAACAATTTCATTCCTACTTGTTTGCAATGATACGAGGGGCATATTATGGGCATTTACCTAAAAGCACAAATTATAGAATCTACGAGCAAATTGGTTTAAAAGCTGTTGAGTTACCATTTGTCAATCAATACTATGCACATTTATTGGCAAATAATCCGCAAAGCGCATATTATAATACTGGGAAATATTTTTTTGATATAGCGGATTTGGGGGTAGATTTTATACTCTCATATTCTTTGAGTCAATTTGATATGCTAGATTCTCATCGCCCACAGCTTTGTAAAGCTTATAATCGCGATGATATCGCTTTGCCCATTCTCTTTTTACCTCAAGTATTGCTTTTGGCATTTGGAGAAAAAGATAAAAAGAAACTTGGCTTTACGCACCATAAACAGAAAGTAGAGATATTTTAATGCGAGCATTTTGGAAAATTATTCTTGCTGCAATTATTGGAGCGACTTGGTATCATTTTGGTGGTGAAGATGCGGCTATGGGATTAGTATTCTTTTTTATTATTTTGGGTGTGCTTTTTATGAAGCCTATTCGGTATCAAGATCCTAAAAGACGCGAAGCATTTATGCAAAAAATTCGAGATAGCAAAGAGCGTAAGCTTGCACTTGAAAGTGAGCGTATGGAGGAAGTAAAGCGGCTTAAAAAAAGCGCAAGGGAGCAAGAAGAGCGTTTGAAAAAAGAGTTTGAAAAGCGTATTAACAAACACTAAAGTAATTTTTGCTACAATCGCACCCAAAATCACAAAAAGGACATATATACAATGGAAATCGTACTCTTACTTATAGCTGGAGTAGTGGTATATTTTCTCTACAATACGTTGCAAGAATATCTTAAAAACCCTCTTCAGCCCAATCAGCAACACTATACAAATCGCACAGATGCTGCACCTATAGATTTTCAAAACCCTTATGAGGAGATGGCTCAAGCGGACAAAGTGAAGTCAAGTGAATTTGGTGTTTTAGCTGCAATCTTGGGATATTTAGTGTGGAGTGATAAAAAGGTATGCTCATTACAAGAGCAACTCCTTGATGAAATGCTCACAGATATGGCAATAGAATCTAAAAACCCTAAATTATCCAAAGATGAGTTGAAGACGATTCTTATGGAACAAGAAAATCCATCCATATCCCTTGAAGAGCTATGTGAAGAATATGTAACACTCACAAAAGGTGAGTATAAAAAACGTCTGAAGGTAGTGGAATTTTTATTTGTTCTGGCATATGCTGATGGTGTTTTGGAAGAGAGTGAGAAAGATTGTATTATTGATATTGCCGCGTTATTTGAGATTGCCAATGAAGATTTTAATGCACTTTTTGAGCAATTTGAACAGGCATATATACAAGAAGTCAGTATGAATGAAAAAGATGCAAAGAATCTTTTTGGCATTACAGAGATTCCTAGCAAAGAGGAACTTGAGACAATCTATCATCGCCTTATTAAAGACGCCAAGCAAAATATTTTTGATAATAAAAATATTAATAAAACATTCCGTGATACTTCGCTCACACGTATTAAAGAGATTGATAAGGCTTATCAAATACTTTTAAATCAAGCATTAAATAGCACTCAAGATTTAAATTAACAAGATATGATTCAGTTGCAGCCCAATATACAAAGAGAAAATAAGGCATTCAAGGGTTGGGATTTTTAGGAATACTATTTGCTTTAAGTCCATTATTATTTATGGAGGTGTCAAGTGGATATTACAAAAATCAATCATAGTGGTGTACAGGGACTACTTGCTAATATTTATAATGCTCCCAATCAGCCGCAAAATATTCAATCCAAAGAGAGCGAGCAGCACCTTAAAGGTGTGGATAGCATTCATAGTCAAGACAAAAGTATGCACTCGCTCCAATATGCAGATGTTGCAAAACGTATTGAAGACAAATTTTCTCCATCAGCAGAACTTCAAAAAGCACGTGAGATTGGTGGTGAGCTGCAGGGAGGATTCAATGATAAAACATCATTTGAGAATCTTGCCTCTACGTTAAGAAAAAAAGGTTTAATCAGTAGCAATGAACAAGTAGCTATGGAATATTTAAAAAAGAATGCCACAAAGTTAAGCTTTGATGAATTTAATAAAATCGCAGTAAATGATAATCACAGCAAAGAAATGAAAGGATTGATAGATTCAGTGGTTAATACAATGAAGTTTGTCGATAGCGTTAATGGCGGAGGGGTTCTTTAGATTTGCTTTACTCTTGTCCACTTGTTTAGACCGCTAATAGTCTTTTTTACAAGGAACAAGCAGTGTGTCTTTGGTTCCATTTAGCCTTTTTTGGGATTGAGTTTGGCAGTGCTAAAATATTCATATACTTTTGCACATTAAGGCAGAATGAGAAAGCTTCATTACACACTCTTATTTTTTACATAATATGATACAATTTCCCTATATTTATTAAGGGGAGTGATTTGCACGGCAAACATTATCTACTTGACACTTCTATTATTCTTGATGATACACAAAATATCATTTATCTATGGCAGGATTCTCAAAATATGCTTTTTATCTCCGAAGTGGTGATTGAAGAGCTTGATAAGAAAAAGGATTTACAGAATGAAACGGGCTTTTTTGCGCGTGAGTTTTTCCGTTGCATTAATAGTGATAATATCAATACATTAGATTCGCACAATAAGAGCACACATACACAACACACAGCACAGAATCTGGCTCAGCATAATGACTTTGTCCAAACGCTTTATTTCCGCTTTGACCATACGAATATCCCGCTTACACTCATCTATCGCCCTCAATACAGCCTTACACCACAAGAGCATAGCTATAACGATTCTAAGCTCATAGAGATTGCTAGGGATTATCATTTAGTGCTTTTAACCAATGATATTTCGCTTAAAATCCGCGCACAAACGCAAGGAATTCCTGCGCAATCGCTTTTTCGCGATAGGGTAGAGAATCCTAATGATATTGATTTTTGGGCTTTGTTTGAATGGCATAAAGACAAGCCGCTCACACTTTTAAAAGATGAAAAAAACTTTAGAGAGCTTACACAATGGAGCTTGATACAAGTTAATGAAATGGATAATACCGATAGTGCACTCTATAAAACGGGTAAAAAGACCTTTGGACTAAAGGTAGGCGAGGGCTTTGAAGAACTAAATCTTGATGAGATTCTTAAAAATTATCAGCCCTACATTATGCCTATTAACTTAGAGCAAAAAATGCTCTATGCCCTGCTTATCCACCCGCAAAATAACCTTACCATCGCCACAGGCTCAACAGGCAGTGGGAAAACACTTATCGCGCTCCAAGCGGGGATTACTCTAGTCAAAAATAATGTGGTTGATGGTATTATTTATATGAGAAACACGATTACAGCTAATGACAAAGAAGCCGAGCTGGGCTATCGTAAGGGTGATGAAAATCAAAAGCTTGCCTATTTTATGTATCCACTTTATGGTGCGATAAATTTTACTATTGACAAACTCCAAGAGCAGAGCCTTGCTAAACGTATCGAGTATCGTGGTGAGGTCAATGGCATACACAAGCAGGATGCGACGGAATATTTCCTGCAAAAGCATAAAATAGAAGTGGTTGATATAGCTCACGCGCGAGGCATCAGCATAGGCAATAAGTTTGTGATTTTTGATGAAGTGCAAAATGCCTCAAATGCAACCATTAAGCTTATAGGCACACGTATAGGGGAGGGGAGTAAGATTGTGTTTTTAGGGGATTGGGCGCAGATAGACCACCCCTATTTAAGCAAGTTTCGCAATGGGGCTTTAAGCCTTTTAAGCAAGGCGCTAAAAGATGATTTCATTGCGGGGATTCAATTACGTCAAACCATACGTAGCAATGTGGCAAGTTGGTTTGGGGAACATTTTTAAGATGATGTATAGAATCTGTCTTATGCTGCTTTTTACTTATGCTGCACTATATGCTGCACGTCCTATGATTACCGATGATGCGCGTGTGGTAGATAGGCATTCGTGTCAGTTAGAAACTTGGGGCATATATGATGGAAAAATTGGTGAATACTATGTCATACCCGGTTGTAATCTCTTCTTAGATATTGAAATCAGTATGGGTGCAATGATGAGTAATCTACCTGCTAATCAAGCAAAAGAGTCATTTAGGGCACAGCAGTTCATATTTAGCGCAAAGAGAGTATTTAGTGACTTAGAAACGCAAGGTTATAGCTATGGCATAGCCTTGGGCAATGCGTATAATTTTTTATATTCAAAATATAGCAATGATTATTATCTCTATATACCCGCAAGTATGGTATTTTTTGATAATAAGCTTCTTTTGCATTCTAATCTTGGCTACAAGCTTCAGCGTAGAAACGATGAACCGCATATTTTTTATGCTGGGTTGGGCTTAGAGCAGCAGATTACACAGCGACTATGGCTTTTGGGAGAAGCCCTTTATGAGCGATTTGAGAAAACAAAATTTCAAGTGGGTGTGCGGATATGGCTCTTGCAAGATAAAATCCAGCTTGATAGCACTTATGGCAATGCCTTTAGCGGTGGAGGAAGTTGGGTATCTGTGGGCTTAAGATTCTTGAGTCCTGAATTTTTTTGAGATATTTTAAAAGCATTGAGGAATATAGAGTGAGAATTATATATTGGTGTTTATTTGGAATCTTTCTGTTTTCGGGCTGCGCTCATCTCAATACGCAAAAGTCTCTTGGGTATAGTGTGCAAGTAGGGAGCTTTAGTAATATAGAAAATGCAGGGAAGTTTGTTGATACACTTAATAGCAAGGGGCTTGATGCGTTTTTGTTTAAAGAATCAGATACGTATAAAGTGCGTTTTGGGAATTATCAAAGCTATGAAATTGCACAGGCAAAAGTACAGAAACACTATAAAAATGGGCTTATTGGAGCATATTTCATCATCTCGCCACAGAAATATGCTATCAATAAAAAAAGCTCATCAAAGCAAAAAGCAAGTGATGTGAGGGAGGATATTGTCAAAAGCGCACATCAATATATGGGTGTGCCATACAAATGGGGTGGCACAACAGAATCTGGCTTTGACTGCAGTGGGCTAACCCGCGCGGTTTATCTCCTTAATGGTATTTCACTCCCTCGTGCGTCCTATGAGCAATATAATGAGGGGGATTCTGTGAGCAAAGCTAAGCTGCAGAAAGGGGATTTGGTATTTTTCATTACGGATAAGGGTAAGAAAATTAATCACGTAGGTATTTATATTGGCAATAATGAGTTTATCCACGCACCAAGTAGGGGTAAGGTAGTGAGCAAGGCACGGCTAGATTCTAGCTATTGGGGCAAGGCATACAGAGGGGCAAGAAGCTATCTGTAGGTGCTCATTGTATATATGCTGCTATGATAAGTGGCAAAACACAAGGAGCAAAAATGAAGATGCTCCACTATTTTTACACACTTAAACTACATATCAAGATTCACAAGACTATAATGAAGTGGAGAGTATAAAGTCTCTGTTAAACACGCTTATATCGGCTCAAATGGTAGCCTATATCAATTCCAAATATTTTTTGAGTTACTAAAAAGGTGTTTAACGATGCTAGAGAAGCTAAAAGAGCATTATATGCCTATCCATACGCCTTTTCAAGCATAAGCATTATGGAGGCATATATATTGCTAAAAATCTGCTTTTTCTCCAGTATGAGAAGTGTCGTATTTGAGAAAAATCTTGTGCCAAGCGATGCAAAGATTCTTAAAAGAGTGGCACCCTACCGGGAGTAGATTATCCTAATAGCCCCTTGGGCAGATATTCCTGTATATTTTAGTAAGAAATATTAGATTTATTCAGTAGAGTAAATGCTAAAAGGTGGGTTTTGTAAAATTATAAGTTTATGCGGTGTATCTAGCACAACCGCATAAACTTATTTATACGCTTTAATGGCTTTTTCTAAAATGGCAGTAGCAGCGGCCACGTCTTTATATTCTTTGACTTTTACCCATTTGTTTGGTTCTAGTGTTTTGTATGTCTCAAAGAAATTTTTGATTCTATCCAATGTAATTTGCGGCAGGTCTGCTAGGGATTGAATCTTATCAAATGAGGGGTCGATTTTAGAGACAGGCACGGCGATGAGCTTTTCATCCATTCCGCTTTCATCTTCCATTACTAGCACACCAATGAGTCGAGTGGCAATCATGCTTCCCGCTTGTAATGGATAAGTATTGAGCACGAGAATGTCTGCTGGGTCGCCATCATCAGCAAGTGTGTTTGGCACGAAGCCATAGTTTGCAGGATAAAACATCGCGCCATACATCACTCTATCTACGACAACCAAGCCGCTTTCCTTATCAACCTCATATTTAATATTTGAACCATAAGGAATTTCAATAATCGCATTGACTTTATTAGGGTTTTCACCCGCAGATATTTTATTTAAATCCATTGTATGCTCCTTTGTGTATTGGATAAAGCCGATTATATCAAAAGTTTCTTGCTTTCTTAAAAGAAAAATGCGATTTGTGCCTTGACATTAAAGCCCGGCTCATAAAGTGCTGTGCCACTACCTCGTGCAAATAGCTCTTTAAGTGGGCTATATGGATTTGCATACGTTTTGTTTGTGATATTTAAAAATGCTAGACGCAGGCTAAGATAAGACTTTACATCATAAGTGAGATAAATATTATGCACATCATAGCCCTTTTTGTTTACAGATTCTAAGGCATCATAATACAAATTATAGCCTTGATAGCTCATAGATTCTACAAAACGTCCAAGATAGAGCATTTGAAATTGCGGTAAGGCACTAAAAGGACGCAAACCTACGCTTAAATAATAGCTTCGTCCGCTCAATGCGCCAAGTTCAAAGGTGTCGGTGATAAAATGATTTTTATACGTGGGGAAATGCTGTGCGATACCGATATGCGCATCTATGAAATCAAAGTCTAGCCCTACATTTGCCTCATATCCTACAAATTGTATGCCATTTGCCATATTTTGCCTATACATATCCTCGTGGTTATGGTCATCTGCGTTACTATTGTGATTATGCTCCTCTCCTGCGTTTGTGTAGCTATTGATAAAGTTTTTTAAATATTGATAATACACACCTATATAGGCACTAAAAACACTATTGTCATAATCTATGTCAAATTCCGCATTATACATACCCTCCGGACGTAAGGAGTGGATATAAGCGTGAGAATTGGTAAGTAGTGAGGCATCAAGTGGTATAGCCCCGCGTGTGTTATAATTTGCAGTAAGCTTGAAGCTTAAATCATCGATGGGTACATAAAGCAAGGAAGCATAGGGGCTAAATCCTTGCGTATAATGCGTGGCATTAAATTTATCGCGGTATGTAAAGTAGTCATATCGTGAGCCTAGATCAAAGCTAAGGCTATCAAGTAGATTGAAACTCGCACCTATGTATCCTCCATATATCGCGCCTAATTCATGTCCTAGATTCCCGTGTGCGAGGCTATGAGCGTCAAGGTCATAAGCCTTTGTAGCGATGAGTTGGTAATTAAGTCCATATTTAAACAAATGCCCTAAAGCACCAAAGTAATGTTTGAAACCTAAATCACTCCCAAGATTCATAAGACTTAAGTCCATAGCTCCTTCTGGGTCGTGTGTGGTTGTAATATCGCTATGATTTACATCTGTGGGGGAGAGTTTAAGAGATTTGTGTGAGAAATAGTTATTCCACGATAACATAAAGCTATCATTTGCACTATAATCATAGCGCAATGCTGCATTGTGGGCGTTGAGAGTATTATTAAAAAGCTCTGGTGTTGTGCTAGTGATGACATTTGCGGCATAGGGTGCGACTGAAGTGATGTGATTAAAGTGATAATGCACGTTTATGCTATGATTTTTTGCAGGGAGAAAGGTAAGCGTGAAACTTGCGTTCTGTGTTTGTGTTTTAGAGGAGAGGACTTTATCACCATTGCCATCGCGGTAATAAGGTATGTTATCAAAGCTATAGGCAGCGAGTAGCCCGAGATTCTTTGAGAATTTACCATAGGCAGCAAGGGAAGCATTCACGCCTTTATTGCTTTGTCCGCTGAGTATGAAATGCGCCCCATAATCGCGATTCTGCAGTATGTCAAAGGCATTTTTGGTAGTGATATTAATCCCACCGGCTAATGCTCCTGCGCCATCCTCTGCCTTAGCAAGTCCTTTTTCTATCTCAATATCTTTTATCAAAAATGGGTCAAGCACTAAATTGCCTTGATGGTGGAAGAGATTCCCTGATTGTGTGATACCATCAAGGCGGACGCGATACATTCTATCCTCAAAACCGCGTATGTAGAGCTTTTGCGCGATTTGTGTGCTTCCTCCAACTTGAATCTCGGCATTTTTGTTGAAAATCTCACGCAAATTTTGTGCTTGAGTATTAGCGATGAAAGCATCATCTATGATACTTATGTTGGCATTACTTATAGGGTGAGCCACAGAGACAAGAGGAGAGAGCTTCGTACTGGAAACTTCCTCTCCAAAAAGTCCGCTAACTCCTAAAAGCAAATATGTAGTGCAAAGAGATATGTTTGGAAATATAGGAGAACGTATCATTGCAAAAACCTTTATGCAGAAAATAAAGTTTGAAGTTTATCACATTTTATAAAATGTAGCAATATACTTTCTAAAATGTGATGAAATTTGATAATTCATAATATTATTTTGCTAGAATCAGCATAAAACAAAGCCATTTCTTAAGGGAGGAGTTTGATATGGAATGTCCTTATTGTAAACATACGCTGTCTCATAGCGAAGTTGTGAGCTTACTCAAAAGTTTAGATAAAACAAAAAAGGATTGTGAAGTATGCCACAAGCCTTTTATTGGGAGCAAAAGTGCGAAGACTTGCTCGAGTGCATGCCGCTCAAAAGCATATAGAATCCGCAAGGCAGCGCAGATTCACTAACATATTAAGCTACTCTATTGTAGCTAATATCGCCCGTAGTCTTATATTTCTTTGTTTATATATTGGTTTCTGCTTACAGATTTTATATCCCCCTCTGTTTCAAGGATGCCCCCCCTTTTTTTAAAGGGGGAACTATATAAAGAACTTTCTTTGCCTATGAGGGAGGGAAGGCATATCTTTCAAACGGGGTGGGCAAATGCAGGAATAAAGTATCCTTGTAAGGTATAAATACTTGAAAGATTTAAAAATATAATGAGAAGATAGAGGCTTAAAAGCCTCTAGAAGTTATTTTAGCGTTTTTTCTACCTCTACGACTTTTTGCCAAGTGGCGATTACCGAATCGGGATTAAGAGAAATAGAGCTAATGCCCTCTTTCACTAAAAATTCAGTTACTTCTGGATAATCGCTTGGGGCTTGTCCGCATATACCGCAATATTTATTAAGACGCTTACAAGCTTCAATGGCTTTCTTAAACATTACAAACATAGCAGGATTACGTTCATCAAAGACGTGGCTTACAAGCTGTCCATCTCTATCTACACCCAAAGTAAGCTGTGTCAAGTCGTTTGAGCCAATGGAGAATCCATCAAACATACTCAAAAACTCATCGGCTAAAATCACATTTACAGGCAATTCACACATCACATAAATTTCTAAACCATTTTTACCACCCTCCAAGCCATTGCGGCGCATAATCTCAAGCACCTTTTTACCTTCCTCAGGTGTGCGTAGGAATGGAATCATCACTTTCATATTGGTAAGCCCCATCTCATCGCGCACCATTGCTAAAGCCTGACATTCCCACTCAAATGCCGTGCGATACTGTTCGGAATAATACCTGCTCGCACCTCGATAGCCTAGCATAGGATTTTCCTCATGTGGCTCATATCCTGTGCCGCCTAGCATTCCGCGATATTCATTTGATTTAAAATCGCTCGTGCGGACAATCACGGGATTAGGATAGAAAGCAGAGCAAATCATACCAATACCTTCAGCGATTTTTTTAGTAAAAAAGTCTTTAGGGTTTTCATAACCGGACATAATCTTCTCAATCTCTGCGCGTTCTTTTAGTCCCTTTGCATTACCATTTTGAATATCAAGCAAGGCAAGGGGGTGAGCTTTGATTTGATTGAGTACGATAAGCTCCATACGCGCTAAACCCACTCCGTGACTGGGAATCTGTGAGAAACTAAAGGCTTTTTCGGGATTTCCCACATTCATATAGATTTTTATTTTAGGATTCCCTAGATTGCTTAATTCAATGCTTTCAATCTCATATTCGTGGATTCCATCATAGATATAGCCTTCCTCGCCTTCGGCACAAGAGACGGTTACTTCCATACCACTATAAAGTCTATCTGTCGCACCAATAGCCCCGACAATAGCAGGGACGCCGATTTCCCTAGCAACAATTGCTGCGTGGCAGGTGCGTCCGCCACGATTAGTAATTACCGCTGCTGCTTTTTTCATCGCGGGTTCCCAATCTGGGTCAGTATTATCCGTTACGAGAATCTCCCCTTCCTTAAAGCTATCCATATGCTCTATATCATTAATAATCCGCACCTTGCCCGAACCTATCTTTCCACCGATAGCTTTGCCTGTAAGGATTATTTCTTTTTTGATTTCAGGATTCACAAATTTAAATTTTTCAAGCCTTTGCCCATCACCTTTTTTGTTTTTTTGGCTTTGTACGGTTTCAGGACGAGCTTGGACGATGTAAATCTCCCCGCTATCACCATCTTTTGCCCATTCCATATCCATAGGGCGATACTCTCCGGCTTCTTTAGTGTAGTGTTCCTCGATTTTTATCGCGTAACGCGCAAGAGTAAGAATATCTGCATCAGTGATAGAAAAACTTTTCATCTCACGTTGCGTGGTTTTGATATTTTTTGTAGGGTGTTCGCTTCCACGTGGGGCATATACCATTTTTTGATGTTTATACCCTAGCTGTCGCTTGATAATAGGACGTTTGCCCTCTTTGAGAGTAGGTTTAAATACATAAAATTCATCTGGATTCACCGTCCCCCCTACGACATTTTCCCCAAGTCCCCAGCTTGAAGTAATAAATACCGCGTCTTTAAAACCTGTTTCTGTATCGATACTAAACATCACTCCCGCGCTACCCTTATCTGCGCGCACCATCTTCTGTACTCCCACGGAAAGTGCGACCTTAAAGTGGTCAAATCCTCTTGAAGCACGATAGCTCACGGCTCTATCGGTAAAGAGTGAGGCAAGACAGGATTTTACATAATGGATTAACTCCGTTTTGCCCTTAATGCTTAAGTATGTATCTTGCTGTCCGGCAAAACTTGCATCGGGTAAATCCTCTGCAGTAGCGGAACTCCGCACAGCCACATCGGCATCTTTCATACCATATTCCGCACTAAGTATTTCATAGGCTTTAAAAATCTCTTCACGCAAATCTGCGGGGAATGGTGTCCCAAAGATGAGTTCGCGGATTTTTTTTGATCGGGTTTTAAGCACATCGATTTCGGTTACATCAACGCCATCAAGTAACTCTACGATTTTCTCTCTAATGCCGCCAGAATCAAGCAAATACCAATACGCATCGCTTGTGATTGCAAATCCATTGGGGACTTTAATCCCTTCACTTACAAGCTCTTGAAACATCTCGCCAATACTTGCATTTTTACCACCGACAATAGGCACATCTTTATTGTTGAGTTCCTTGAAAAACTTGATATATTTCATATCCGCGCTTTCTCCTCATTTTATAGTTGTATTAAAGCGCACATTGTAGTTAATCAAAGTTTATCGC encodes:
- the ppsA gene encoding pyruvate, water dikinase produces the protein MKYIKFFKELNNKDVPIVGGKNASIGEMFQELVSEGIKVPNGFAITSDAYWYLLDSGGIREKIVELLDGVDVTEIDVLKTRSKKIRELIFGTPFPADLREEIFKAYEILSAEYGMKDADVAVRSSATAEDLPDASFAGQQDTYLSIKGKTELIHYVKSCLASLFTDRAVSYRASRGFDHFKVALSVGVQKMVRADKGSAGVMFSIDTETGFKDAVFITSSWGLGENVVGGTVNPDEFYVFKPTLKEGKRPIIKRQLGYKHQKMVYAPRGSEHPTKNIKTTQREMKSFSITDADILTLARYAIKIEEHYTKEAGEYRPMDMEWAKDGDSGEIYIVQARPETVQSQKNKKGDGQRLEKFKFVNPEIKKEIILTGKAIGGKIGSGKVRIINDIEHMDSFKEGEILVTDNTDPDWEPAMKKAAAVITNRGGRTCHAAIVAREIGVPAIVGAIGATDRLYSGMEVTVSCAEGEEGYIYDGIHEYEIESIELSNLGNPKIKIYMNVGNPEKAFSFSQIPSHGVGLARMELIVLNQIKAHPLALLDIQNGNAKGLKERAEIEKIMSGYENPKDFFTKKIAEGIGMICSAFYPNPVIVRTSDFKSNEYRGMLGGTGYEPHEENPMLGYRGASRYYSEQYRTAFEWECQALAMVRDEMGLTNMKVMIPFLRTPEEGKKVLEIMRRNGLEGGKNGLEIYVMCELPVNVILADEFLSMFDGFSIGSNDLTQLTLGVDRDGQLVSHVFDERNPAMFVMFKKAIEACKRLNKYCGICGQAPSDYPEVTEFLVKEGISSISLNPDSVIATWQKVVEVEKTLK